In a genomic window of Salvelinus fontinalis isolate EN_2023a unplaced genomic scaffold, ASM2944872v1 scaffold_0429, whole genome shotgun sequence:
- the LOC129846018 gene encoding guanylyl cyclase-activating protein 2-like, whose protein sequence is MGQNQQAQSTSEEELEVSTIQDLYRRLINECPSGSLHLHEFKRMFGVQNNNSPESQYMEGIFSAFDMNGDNTMDFIEYVAALNLVLRGRLEDKLKWSFKVFDNDDNGRLDRHELRIIIRIIYKIKKGSVSDEAGQIHLTPEEVCDRIFQKIDENGDGQITLEEFVEGAKRDPWVQKLIRLDINPSYWVHQHLSDRKLQSPKR, encoded by the exons ATGGGTCAAAATCAGCAAGCTCAGTCAACCAGCGAAGAAGAGTTGGAAGTATCGACAATTCAAGACCTCTACAGGAGGCTCATCAATGAGTGCCCCAGCGGTTCGTTGCACTTGCACGAGTTCAAAAGGATGTTTGGGGTTCAAAACAATAATTCGCCGGAATCGCAATACATGGAGGGCATATTCAGTGCGTTTGATATGAATGGG GACAACACCATGGATTTCATAGAGTATGTTGCTGCGCTAAACCTTGTGCTTCGAGGACGGCTCGAGGATAAACTAAAGTGGTCTTTCAAGGTGTTTGACAACGATGACAATGGGCGACTGGACAGGCACGAGCTGAGAATAATTATAAGG ATCATCTACAAGATAAAGAAAGGTTCTGTCAGTGACGAGGCAGGCCAAATCCATCTTACACCTGAAGAGGTTTGTGACCGTATCTTCCAGAAGATTGACGAGAATGGTGACG GTCAGATAACTCTGGAGGAGTTTGTGGAGGGGGCAAAGAGAGACCCCTGGGTGCAAAAACTCATACGCCTGGATATCAACCCCAGTTACTGGGTCCACCAGCACTTGAGTGACAGAAAACTCCAGAGTCCAAAACGATGA